Below is a genomic region from Deltaproteobacteria bacterium.
GGGATGAATAACATTATATTCATTATCAGGAACAACAAAATACCCTTTCGACTTACCACAGGCGTCAAACTTTTCCATACTTTTTACACCACCAGCATTAAGATAGCCTTTATCATCACGGATATATTTTGAAAAAGGTCCTTTATTTAAATGGAATGTTATGTCGTGATAAGTAACAGTGACTTTATAGCTACCACCACCAAGACTTTTAGTTTCTATCCTTCCTAATTCTAAAGGTCGTTCTTTATATGTTTGTAATAATTCGCCTACAGGAGTATAGAGTGTAAATTTTTTAGTTTTGTATTCACTCTCATCTAACCAAATGTCCCCGTTATTATTAGTACCTATGTAATCAGCCAAAGGAAGTCTACATTGTTCATTTAATTCACCTGATTCGAGACGAATACATTTGACTATTTTTATTAATTGACCAGATGCATCGTACATTTTCATGCGTGTATTTTGAATAATATCATCAATAATAAATGTACCATCCAATAATAAATAAAAGTTTCCTGAAAAAAGATCTTCTGTATCACCATATTCAATACCAAATTGCCCATCTCCCCCCCCCCAAGTTCCACTTGTAAATTCAATAGGGCCTTGCCATGAACAATCTGCATTATTCAAGAACGGCATTAATAATAAAAATGCAGCAATAGAGACTATATATTTCAATCCCATAATTTTATCCTCCCGAAACCTGTAGGCGTCTTCAATGTACCTGAAATATTGTTTGGTGTAACAACCACTTTTCTTTTAAAAGTACCGGGTTTACATTGATTAGTCAATTTATCCCTTTCCTTTTTAAAACAGTTCACCCCATAGGCATGAATTATCTCATAATTGCAATTATTTGCATTACATTGTGAAACATCAATATCATATACCATTGAAACATGAACATTTCTATATTTCAAAACATCACCTTTTTTAAGTTTTATAAAAACTTTATTCCGTTCAGCTTCATCATTCGGTAAAGTTTTATAATAAGTTAAATATTTAGCAGGTGTTGCATTGACAGGATCTTTATTTGCAAAAGTTCCATTCGAGGCTCTGTGCCTGTAACAATTTAGATTATCACAGTATTCATCATAATCAGCGAGATCTATCAACCTGGTTTTTACCGCAGGTAATAGGCTTTCCTTATTTAATTTATTTTCAGTTGCATTCACCACCCTCTGTACAAAACCTGAACAGTCAATTCCGGCCCAGTGAAGCGGATAAAAATAATGTTCGCTAGGGACAAATTGGAAAGTATTATTGCCATCTAAATTAAAGTAACGATACATCCATTTATTATATTCATGTCTTTTAAGCCCTGCATACATATTTCCGGGATCATTATTCACCAGGTTTCCTCTGTAATTGTAAAAATCATTATCACCACAGTATCCATTGGAATATTCGGGAATACATATGGGATAACTTGATGGAGCACCTACCATTACAGATTTGTAAGTTGTAAATTCATCAATCTTCATATGATTACCATAGCTATATGAAACGCCCTTTTCCACCGTTCCACTTCGTGACCTAAAGAAACCCGTATAATTCTTATAAGTATTACCCTCTGCAATCATCCCATCAACAAAAGGAACTACCACGTTATTATACAGTTCAAAAAGACCCGTATCATTGTTTGCATTCCCGGCAGCATTTACAAGGTAATCTTCCAGTTTATTGTGCGCACCCACAAGTAAAC
It encodes:
- a CDS encoding fibronectin type III domain-containing protein, whose amino-acid sequence is MGLKYIVSIAAFLLLMPFLNNADCSWQGPIEFTSGTWGGGDGQFGIEYGDTEDLFSGNFYLLLDGTFIIDDIIQNTRMKMYDASGQLIKIVKCIRLESGELNEQCRLPLADYIGTNNNGDIWLDESEYKTKKFTLYTPVGELLQTYKERPLELGRIETKSLGGGSYKVTVTYHDITFHLNKGPFSKYIRDDKGYLNAGGVKSMEKFDACGKSKGYFVVPDNEYNVIHPGGNGFEEMSEMIVEYGSPVVAPNGDIYIWKRTPENYNIIKWAWVDEATDPKGGPDMPEAVQALPSTSGVYFTWNPSPQDPGCVTGYEIERASSAGGTYSSVATVPLNENQTYNYNDTTAGVGATWYYRIRSTSEIGNSDPVEVSATRP